The proteins below are encoded in one region of Mangifera indica cultivar Alphonso chromosome 7, CATAS_Mindica_2.1, whole genome shotgun sequence:
- the LOC123221313 gene encoding bifunctional TH2 protein, mitochondrial-like — MRALFTNPIKTPLLSDLFCCSNSLSLRLSNSVLLSFRRVHSPPYFTTQRSPLSMAAIPPKSPSAEEEGLARKFWIKFKRESVFAMYTSFALSLASGNLKIDTFRNYIAQDVHFLKAFSQAYELAEECTDDDDAKLSISELRKSVLEELKLHDSFVKEWGLDLVTEASINSATVKYTEFLLATASGKVEGVKGPGKLATPFERTKVAAYTLGAMSPCMRLYAFLGKEFQELLDLNEGDHPYKKWIDNYSSESFQASALQIEELLDKLSVSLTGEELDIIEKLYYQAMKLEIEFFNAQPLAQPTVVPLIKEHNPARDHIIIFSDFDLTCTVVDSSAILAEIAIVTTPKSDQNQPESQLGRMSSAELRNTWGDLSRDYTEEYEQCIESIVPSEKAEKLNYEALHKALEQLSDFEKRANSRVIESGVLKGLNLEDIKRAGERLILQDGCTTFFQKIVKNENLNANVHVLSYCWCADLIRASFSVGGLNVLNIHANEFIFEDSLSTGEILKKVESPTDKVQAFNDIVQNYDSDRTKLTVYIGDSVGDLLCLLKADIGIVIGSSSSLRRVGSQFGVSFVPLYPALVEKQKQYIEGSSCNWNGLSGILYTVSSWAEVHAFILGW; from the exons ATGCGTGCGCTCTTTACGAACCCAATCAAAACCCCATTACTGTCCGATCTTTTCTGTTGCTCTAACTCCCTCTCACTCCGCCTTTCTAACTCAGTACTCTTGTCTTTCCGTCGTGTCCATTCACCGCCCTATTTCACAACTCAAAGATCGCCACTCTCGATGGCGGCAATTCCTCCGAAATCGCCGAGCGCTGAAGAGGAGGGACTGGCCAGAAAGTTCTGGATTAAGTTTAAGAGAGAATCTGTCTTTGCCATGTACACTTCCTTTGCACTCTCTTTAGCTTCTGGGAATCTGAAGATTGATACCTTCAGGAATTACATCGCCCAAGATGTTCACTTTCTCAAAGCTTTTTCTCAAGC GTATGAATTGGCAGAGGAGTGtacagatgatgatgatgcaaaGCTGTCAATCTCTGAGTTGAGGAAGAGTGTTTTGGAGGAGTTAAAATTGCACGATTCATTTGTAAAG GAGTGGGGTCTGGACCTTGTCACAGAGGCTTCTATTAACTCTGCAACTGTAAAGTATACGGAATTCTTGTTGGCAACAGCATCTGGGAAAGTTGAGGGTGTCAAAGGTCCTGGAAAACTTGCAACTCCGTTTGAACGAACTAAAGTTGCAGCTTATACATTGGGTGCTATGTCACCTTGCATGAGGTTGTATGCTTTCCTTGGTAAGGAGTTCCAGGAACTTCTAGATCTTAATGAAGGTGATCACCCTTACAAGAAGTGGATTGACAATTATTCTTCTGAAAGTTTTCAG GCATCAGCTCTGCAGATTGAGGAGTTGCTCGATAAACTTAGTGTCTCTTTGACAGGCGAAGAACTAGACATCATAGAGAAGCTATATTACCAAGCCATGAAACTTGAAATTGAGTTCTTCAATGCTCAACCACTTGCTCAGCCCACTGTAGTTCCTCTCATTAAGGAGCATAATCCTGCCAGagatcatattattatattttctgattttgatttgacttgcactgttgttgattcttctgcCATTTTGGCAGAGATCGCAATAGTGACAACCCCAAAATCTGACCAAAATCAACCTGAAAGTCAACTTGGTCGGATGTCATCAGCTGAGTTGAGGAATACATGGGGTGATCTCTCCAGAGATTACACAGAAGAGTATGAACAATGCATTGAAAGCATTGTTCCTTCTGAGAAAG CGGAGAAACTCAACTATGAAGCCTTACATAAAGCCCTTGAGCAACTCTCAGATTTTGAGAAGAGGGCAAATTCTAGAGTGATTGAGTCTGGAGTACTGAAGGGTCTCAATCTTGAAGACATTAAACGAGCTGGTGAACGCCTGATTCTCCAAGATGGTTGTACTACTTTCTTTCAGAAAATTgtaaagaatgaaaatttgaatgcaAATGTCCACGTACTTTCATATTGTTGGTGTGCTGATCTCATCAGAGCATCTTTTTCAGTAG GTGGTCTAAATGTTCTGAATATACATGCAAATGAGTTCATTTTTGAAGATTCTCTTTCCACTGGtgaaatattaaagaaagtgGAGTCTCCCACAGACAAGGTTCAAGCTTTTAACGATATTGTACAGAACTATGACAGTGACAGAACAAAATTGACTGTTTATATTGGAGATTCAGTGGGTGACTTACTATGTCTGCTTAAGGCAGATATAGGCATTGTGATTGGATCCAGCTCAAGCTTAAGGAGAGTGGGTAGTCAATTCGGTGTCTCTTTTGTACCATTGTACCCTGCCTTGGTTGAGAAACAGAAGCAATACATTGAAGGAAGCTCTTGCAACTGGAACGGGCTATCTGGCATTCTTTATACAGTCTCAAGCTGGGCTGAAGTACATGCCTTTATTCTGGGGTGGtag
- the LOC123220305 gene encoding uncharacterized protein LOC123220305 has product MGAQAHFLPQLQPHTLFTSFSLKPSKVTDTKFSSCCPLKHRSKWETNAGFTPSGRSRFNHDDDGFYSDGDDDVRDFSAKQRVWWSENEGDFDFDNPWEVDEEDEFWIFKIFRAFGWMFPAIAISLLLGTGPNAFLMALAVPLGQSLVSLAVDRVWGSPSNRQKSRPRTKSRRKPFTRTTTNSKTSHVKQENESRKGKGNYQSWVATEGCSHEKGGKTGPRFGGWDELDKEVGNQKASKIPSSQIENEIPNQQKKDKLSRLGRMRDKPLLLRLLIAVFPFLGSWTKLLF; this is encoded by the exons ATGGGAGCTCAAGCTCACTTTCTTCCGCAACTTCAACCGCACACTCTCTTCACTTCTTTTTCGCTAAAACCCAGTAAAGTTACCGACACGAAATTTTCCAGCTGTTGCCCTCTGAAACACCGCTCTAAATGGGAAACCAATGCTGGGTTCACACCCTCTGGACGCTCCAGATTCAATCACGATGATGATGGGTTTTACTCCGATGGTGATGACGATGTTCGTGACTTCTCCGCGAAGCAGAGGGTCTGGTGGTCCGAAAATGAAGGTGACTTTGATTTTGATAATCCATGGGAAGTTGATGAAGAAGACGAGTTTTGGATTTTTAAG ATATTTAGAGCTTTTGGTTGGATGTTTCCAGCTATTGCCATATCATTGTTACTGGGGACAGGCCCCAATGCCTTCTTAATGGCATTAGCGGTTCCGCTAGGACAGTCACTGGTCTCTCTTGCAGTTGATAGAGTCTGGGGGAGTCCAAGCAATAGACAAAAATCTAGACCCAGGACCAAGAGCAGAAGAAAACCTTTCACAAGAACTACAACAAATAGTAAAACAAGccatgttaaacaagaaaatgaaagtcGCAAAGGCAAGGGAAATTATCAGTCATGGGTGGCAACAGAGGGTTGTTCACATGAGAAAGGTGGCAAAACTGGCCCAAGATTTGGTGGTTGGGATGAGCTAGACAAGGAAGTTGGAAACCAGAAAGCTTCTAAAATCCCATCAAGCCAAATTGAAAACGAAATACCAAACCAACAGAAGAAAGATAAACTGAGCAGGTTAGGGAGAATGAGAGACAAGCCATTGTTGTTGAGGCTGCTGATTGCTGTTTTCCCATTCTTGGGTTCATGGACAAAATTGCTATTTTGA
- the LOC123221954 gene encoding uncharacterized protein LOC123221954 produces MATSSSTPESSSNFGIIIECNPPDSKLSELGIKSWPKWGCPPGKYTFKYNAEETCYLLKGKVKVFPKGSSEFLEFGARDLVIIPKGITCTWHVSVAMDKYYKFDSSSTPSSSFDT; encoded by the exons ATGgcaacatcatcatcaacacctGAATCATCCTCCAATTTCGGCATCATAATTGAATGCAATCCCCCAGATTCTAAATTATCTGAACTGGGTATCAAGTCGTGGCCTAA ATGGGGCTGTCCTCCGGGGAAGTATACGTTTAAATATAACGCAGAAGAAACATGTTACTTGCTCAAAGGCAAGGTGAAAGTGTTTCCCAAAGGGTCATCAGAATTTCTAGAATTTGGCGCACGAGATCTTGTGATAATCCCCAAGGGAATAACTTGTACTTGGCATGTTTCTGTAGCTATGGATAAATACTACAAATTTGATTCTTCTTCAACTCCATCATCTTCTTTCGATACTTAA
- the LOC123221934 gene encoding uncharacterized protein LOC123221934, protein MVLALSLHLPMAASSSCSSVLPLQFFSSFSFSPSESPAFLFYQTPNSISSLKFSRKPFLSNSKHLTVSFAFTETESDSPDSLPPSLHSLLQNLADCFDLKSDYFAQLPNDLRLDLNDAAFDLSNGPVINECGQELGETLLNLSRAWELADTSTSCALAKKLPELESSLTDNSKSAFGKRLISAGRRFQSMGQYGQGELQKIAKTMIATGKLLSVSSMSTTAEEQPKKETRMFKFGELQVEVTPEKANIGAAIGFVFGILSWKLGQGIQSIPESSLQYANDNALLLAKSLRGALLALCYSSTVLSAFTTVGLFLYARQLASKEK, encoded by the exons ATGGTTCTGGCTCTCTCACTTCACTTACCAATGGCGGCTTCGTCTTCTTGTTCTTCTGTTCTTCCCCTTCAATTCTTCTCTTCGTTTTCATTTTCTCCTTCTGAGTCTCCAGCCTTTCTCTTCTACCAAACTCCCAACTCAATTTCTTCTCTCAAATTCTCCAGAAAACCCTTTCTCTCAAACTCAAAGCATCTTACCGTCTCCTTTGCTTTCACTGAAACCGAATCTGACTCTCCCGACTCACTCCCACCCTCCCTTCACTCTCTCCTTCAAAATCTCGCT GATTGTTTTGATCTTAAGTCTGATTATTTTGCACAGCTACCAAATGATCTTCGTTTAGAT CTAAACGATGCTGCTTTTGATCTTTCAAACGGACCAGTTATCAATGAG TGTGGTCAAGAGCTGGGAGAAACACTGTTAAATCTCTCTCGGGCTTGGGAGCTTGCCGATACTTCAACTTCTTGTGCTTTGGCAAAGAAACTCCCTGAACTAGAGAGCTCTTTGACTGACAATTCGAAATCAG CATTTGGCAAGCGCTTGATATCAGCTGGAAGGAGGTTCCAATCTATGGGACAGTATGGTCAAGGTGAACTACAAAAG ATTGCAAAGACAATGATTGCAACTGGAAAGCTTCTTTCTGTGAGTTCAATGTCAACAACAGCTGAAGAACAACCAAAGAAGGAAACTAGGATGTTCAAG TTTGGAGAACTTCAGGTTGAAGTAACACCAGAAAAAGCCAACATTGGTGCAGCAATTGGATTTGTTTTTGG GATTCTTTCCTGGAAGCTAGGGCAAGGCATCCAGAGCATTCCTGAGAGTTCATTGCAGTATGCAAATGACAATGCTTTGTTGCTGGCAAAG TCTCTAAGGGGAGCTCTACTTGCACTTTGCTATTCATCCACTGTCTTGTCTGCTTTCACTACTGTTGGGCTTTTCTTATATGCGAGACAGCTTGCATCAAAggaaaagtga
- the LOC123221512 gene encoding dehydration-responsive element-binding protein 2A-like, with product MGRSEAASSQKPAVYKKTNMGRSRRGCMKGKGGPENATCTYKGVRQQTWGKWVAEIREPNGGARIWLGPFNTSLEVALAYDEAGRKLYGPAANVNFPYNCPSASVFGYVGRSLFVGDSGRLSGISEDGFVEGSSFSGWIDGEENVCWPQLLEVNDTGFSMSDLLGGEDLKEW from the exons ATGGGGAGATCTGAAGCAGCAAGTTCACAGAAACCAGCAGTTTACAAGAAAACCAACATGGGAAGATCAAGAAGAGGCTGCATGAAAGGCAAAGGCGGTCCAGAGAATGCTACGTGCACTTACAAAGGCGTCAGGCAGCAAACTTGGGGTAAATGGGTGGCTGAAATCCGAGAGCCGAACGGCGGCGCCCGGATTTGGCTTGGACCGTTCAACACTTCTCTTGAAGTGGCGCTGGCTTATGATGAAGCCGGGCGGAAACTCTATGGCCCTGCGGCAAACGTTAACTTCCCATACAACTGTCCTAGTGCTTCAGTTTTTGGCTATG TTGGGAGGAGTTTATTTGTTGGGGATTCTGGACGTTTGAGTGGGATTTCGGAGGATGGTTTTGTGGAGGGGAGTTCGTTTTCTGGGTGGATTGATGGTGAAGAAAATGTGTGTTGGCCGCAGTTGCTGGAGGTGAATGATACTGGATTTTCGATGAGTGATTTGTTGGGTGGAGAAGATTTGAAGGAGTGGTAA
- the LOC123221513 gene encoding protein CANDIDATE G-PROTEIN COUPLED RECEPTOR 7-like produces MEHLYALFIIVIISSFPGSFSEIKNTHITHDSRSMILFERFGFAEGGKAAITIRDISWKTNQPNAQLKPSSLGFFLARDIAFPKIVNESEHTGDFCVLSSRYVKLVYRIERFTPNSTYSGSVAIDDPDEYNLLFGNCQPEFEVSMDVKTEMHNMKDGAIDYLPAGQTHLPKLYLIFFLIYTCFLGLWVCICINERQSVDKIHIIMAALLLVKALKMICASEDKMYVSKTGTPHGWDVAFYIFGFFKGIMLFTVIILIGTGWSFLKPYLQEREKNVLMTVIPLQVLENIAYVVINETGPATRDWMAWNHMFLLIDIICCCSVFFPIIWSIRSLKEASKTDGKAARNLEKLTLFKQFYIVVVGYLYFTRIVGPAIGAVLYYRYEWLIYAADEGASLAFYMFIFYNFRPVEKNPYLLIDDEEESEARQILEDDDSFEL; encoded by the coding sequence ATGGAACATTTATATGCATTATTCATCATTGTCATCATCTCTAGCTTTCCAGGCTCCTTTTCTGAAATCAAGAACACCCACATTACCCATGATTCGCGGTCCATGATCTTATTCGAGCGATTTGGATTTGCAGAAGGTGGCAAGGCAGCCATTACCATCAGGGATATTTCATGGAAAACAAATCAACCAAATGCGCAACTCAAGCCTTCTTCCCTGGGATTTTTCCTTGCCAGGGACATTGCATTTCCCAAGATTGTGAATGAGTCTGAGCACACTGGTGACTTTTGCGTTTTATCAAGCAGGTATGTGAAATTGGTCTACAGAATAGAAAGATTTACACCCAATTCAACCTATTCCGGTTCTGTAGCTATCGATGATCCTGATGAATACAATTTGCTTTTTGGAAACTGCCAGCCTGAATTTGAGGTCTCAATGGATGTTAAAACTGAAATGCATAACATGAAAGATGGTGCAATAGATTACCTTCCTGCAGGCCAAACACATTTGCCaaaactttatctcattttcttcctcATTTATACATGTTTTCTCGGTTTGTGGGTTTGCATTTGCATCAATGAAAGACAATCAGTTGATAAGATCCATATCATAATGGCTGCATTGCTTCTTGTAAAGGCTTTGAAAATGATCTGTGCCTCTGAGGACAAAATGTATGTGAGCAAAACTGGAACTCCCCATGGTTGGGATGTGGCATTTTACATTTTCGGATTCTTCAAAGGCATAATGTTGTTCACTGTGATAATCCTGATAGGCACTGGCTGGTCATTCCTGAAACCCTACCTCCAGGAGCgagaaaaaaatgttttgatgaCCGTAATTCCTTTACAGGTCCTGGAAAATATAGCCTATGTTGTGATTAATGAAACAGGACCTGCAACAAGAGATTGGATGGCCTGGAATCATATGTTCTTGTTGATTGATATCATTTGTTGTTGTTCTGTGTTTTTTCCGATAATTTGGTCGATAAGAAGCCTGAAAGAGGCATCGAAAACGGATGGAAAAGCAGCCAGAAACCTGGAAAAATTAACCCTTTTCAAGCAATTCTACATTGTTGTGGTGGGATATTTATATTTCACAAGAATTGTCGGTCCGGCAATAGGGGCTGTTTTGTATTACAGATACGAATGGCTTATTTATGCGGCGGACGAGGGAGCGAGCCTGGCGTTTTATAtgttcattttctataattttaggCCGGTTGAGAAGAATCCATATTTACTgattgatgatgaagaagagagTGAAGCCAGACAAATTTTGGAAGACGATGATTCTTTTGAACTTTGA